Genomic window (Streptomyces cadmiisoli):
ACTGGCCGAAACCACGGCGACATGCATGGCGAACGCCCGGCACTACGAACGTGAGCACAGCACCGCCCTCACCCTGCAACAGAGCCTTCTTCCCCGGGAGCCGCCGGCGCAGAGCGCTGTCGACGCCGCCTACGCCTACCGGCCCGCGGATGTCGCGGCAGGTGTCGGCGGGGACTGGTTCGACGTGATTCCCCTCTCCGGAGCGCGGGTGGCCCTGGTCATCGGTGACGTCGTAGGACGCGGCGTGCGGGCGGCGGCGACCATGGGGCGGCTGCGCTCGGTCGTCCGTACACTGGCGGAGGTCGATCTGTCTCCGGAGGAACTGCTCACCAGTCTGGACGACACCGTGAACCGGGTCGACCAGTCCGGCGAGCCCGGTGCCTCCGATCCGGAGTTCGCGGCATCGATCCTCTACTCCGTCTACGATCCGACCTCCCGCCGCTGCTGCTTCGCACGTGCGGCGCACGTGGCACCGGTTCTCGTGCGGCCGAGTGGAGACACTCACCTGCTGGACCTTCCGGAGGGACCACCACTGGGACTCGGGGGTCTGCCTTTCGAGAGCGTCGAAATGGCGATTCCGGAAGGTTCCATGCTGGTCTTCTTCACCGACGGCGTGGTGGGAACCCATCACCGGGATCTCAGTGCCGGGATCTCACTCCTGCAGGAGTATCTGGCCTCCACGACCTGCACACCGGCAGCCGTCTGCGACGACATTCTGGAACTGATGTTGCCCAAGGGCGGGGGCGACGACGCCGCCGTTCTGGTGGCGCGGTCGCGTGTCATCGACGAGGCCAACATCGCCCAGTGGGACGTGCCGGCCGACGCTTCGGCCGTCGCGCCGGTCCGCGATCAGGTGACCGAACGGCTCGGTGCCTGGGGTCTGGACGAAAAGGCCTACGCGACGGAGATCATCGTCAGCGAACTGGTGACCAACGCCGTGCGCTACGGGCGCCCGCCCATCCGCCTGCGGCTCATCAGGGACAGCACGCTGATCTGCGAGGTCACGGACGGGAGCAGCGCCGCCCCTCATCTGCGGCGTGCGCGAAGCTTCGACGAGGGGGGACGCGGGCTGTTTCTCGTCGCCCAGCTGTCGTCGCGCTGGGGAAGCCGGCACCTGAGCGACGGAAAGATCATCTGGGCTGAGCAGCAACTGCGACTGGCCGGGTGACCGTACCTGCGCCAGAAGCGGCCGTTCCCTCCAGCTGCCCCCGGGCGCTCCTAGTGCCGCGGCAGGCAACGTTCGCCCCGTCGCGACGCCCGGCACGCCCTCTCGCCGCACCGGCCGAAAGCCCGAGTACGTCCAGTACGAGGACTTCCGGCCGGCACGCCGAGAGCACGCGCCGAACGCCGCTCCTTGACGGGCAAACGTTGCCTGCCGCGGCACTAGATGGGGAGGAGCGCCCGGGGGCTCGAGCCGGGGAGAGTGTCAGCCGCGGGTGACCGTGATGGTCCGCTGCGTGGTCACCCCGTTGACGGTCACCCGCAGGACCGCGGTGCCCGGTCGCAGCGCGGTGAGCGTGCCGGTCGCCGGGTCGTAGGACACCACCGCGGCACCCCCGTGGCTGTCGCGTCCGCTGCCGGTCACCTCGACCCGGGTGCCGGTCCAACTGGCGCTGACGGGCCAGGCCACCGGGACGGTACGCGTGCCGTCCTGGGTGAGCGTCGCCGATGCCCGGGAGCGGTCCCCGACCTCGAGGGTCGCCGGAGCGCTGAGGTCCAGCGCGTCGGTGCGTGCGTGCACCTCGGCGCGCAACCATGCCTGGGAGTCGCGCGTGGGAACGTCGAAGACGTCATCGACCCGGCCCTTGCGCGGGTCGATGCCCAGCATCGTCCAGCCGGTGAAACCGCCGTCGCCCGGGGTACTGGCCGGGTTCTTGCCGGAGTTGCCGTTGACCAGGTATGAGACGCCGTCCGCCGAGGTGGCGGAGAACGCGCCGACGTGGCCGGCGACGAACGCGGCGGACTTGTGGCTGTCGTCCCGGAAGTCGGCCAGCCACTGCTCGACCAGCGCCGCTTCCTTGCGGTCGCCCAGCTGGCTGGCCTTGTCCGGCAGCGGGTCCTGGGTGGGGTGGTGCTCGAAGACCACGACACCGCTGATGGACCGGTCCCGGGCCGCCGCCGCGAGCTGGTCGTGCAGCATCTGCAACTGGGCGAAACCGCCGCCGCGCAGAGTGCCGCTGGAGGAGTCCAGGGTGATGAAGCGGGTGCCCTGGAGATCGAGCACCGATGTGGTGTCACCGAACTCGGCCTTGAAGTTGACCGGCGAGCCCGGGCCCATCACCTCGTGGTTGCCGGGGACGTAGCGCCAGGGGATCCGGCCCGCGGTGCGGTTGTCGAACTCGTTCAGGAGCTTGCGGGCCAGCGCGAAGTCGGCCGGCGAGCCCTCGTCGACGAGGTCGCCGTTGATGACCAGCAGATCGGGCTCGGCGTCCGCGATCTCGGCCAGCGTCCGCCGGGCCGCCTGGACCAGCGGGCTGTCCGGGTCACGCGCGACGAACTGTGCGTCGGACATGACGGCTACGCGCAGCGGACGGCCGTCGACCGTGCCGTTGGTGACCACCACGGGGTCGGCCACCTTCTCCTGCACGGGCAGCTCCACCTCGGGCGCGACCTTGACCTTCAGATCGCTGACCGTGACCTGCCCGGTGTAGGAGCGCGCGGCGCTCGTCTCCAGCAGCCGCACCCGCTGGAACGTCAGCGGGTAGGGGGCGCCGACGGGCACCGGGAACTCGACCTTGCGCCAGCCGGTCCAGGTGATCAGCGGGCCGTCGAGGTTGGCGGTCACACCCGCCGCGGTGCGGTACTGCAACCGCGGCCACGCGCCGTTGCCGTCGCCGTTGATCCACATGGTGACGGCCTGCGGCTGGCCGGGCAGCTGGATCTGCTGCGGCGGCACCGCGTACTGGCCGCGGGTGGCCGTGGACTTGGTGAAGTCGTACGTCAGCTTCAGGCCGGGCGCGCCGTCGTGGCCTTCGGCCGGCGTGACCGAACCGCCCGGGGCGCGGTCGTTCGCGGAGGTCCAGGAGGCGGCGTCCGACAGGTCCGCGAAGGTCGTCTCGGTGAGTCCGACCGTGACGGCGACGTCGGTGGTCATCTTCCCGACGGTGAGGCGGAGCGTCGCGGAGGCGCCGTCGGCGAGACCGCGCACGGTGAACGTCCCGTCCGTGGCGCGGTCCAGGGCGACCACGCCGTCGCCGCCGCTGACCTTGACGTCGGACGCCTCGATCGGGGCGGAGTTCCCGAGAGCGTCGTAGCCGGACACGGTCAGGCGCGCGGTGTCCTCGGCGGTGTCGAGCGCCACCACCTGGGTGCTCGGCGCGATCCGTACCGCGGGAGCGAGCACGGTCAGCTCGGTCGTCCCCTCGGCGCGGTGACCGCCCTTCGCCACCACACGGACGGTGCCGGAGTGCCGGCCGGTGACCACCGCCGTGCCGTCGCGCTCGGCGTCGACCGAGACGCGGCCGTCACCGCCGTGCCGCTCCTCGTGCCAGTGCACACGGCCCGAGGGCACCGGCGCGTAGGTCTCGTCGTGGGCCAGGGCACGCACGGTGCGGCGCAGACCGGGGAAGACCTTGTCCGAGTCGTCGGCGGTCAGCGCCGGCAGAACGCGGAATCCGCGCAGGGAACCGGAACCGGGGGCGGCGAAGAGGCCGATCCCGTTGGCGACCTGCCGCTCCGAGCCGTCCGAGGGGCTGTTGACGAGGCCGGTCGCGCCCTCGCCGGGCAGCCGGGCGGCCATGGTGGTCGAGCCGCCGCCGTCCATGTTCAGGGCGTTGACGGCGCCGAGGCCCTTCATGAAGGCGCCGAGTTCGTTGAGGTCCATGCCACGGCTGTTGGTCTGCTTGCCGTCGATCGCGACCAGATACATCGTGCGACCGTCGGCGGAGAAGCCGACGGACGTGCGCGAGGTGGCCGTGACGGTGTCGCCGTCGGTGTAGTGCTTCACCACGCCGTTCTCGACCAGTACCTGGCCGCCGCCGACCGCGACCGCCACGTCGCCGAAGTCGGCGCGCGGGCGGTAGGCGACGTCGACGGTGTCACCCGTCGCCAGAGCGGCCAGCGCGTCGGCACCGGCCTCCCGGCCGAGGAGCACGCTGGTGCCCGCCGGAATCTGCTCGCTGCTGACGAACGGGTGCACCTGGGTGACCTTGCCGTCGCGCAGCCACACCTCGGTGACCCGGTCG
Coding sequences:
- a CDS encoding phosphodiester glycosidase family protein — protein: MPFSLDPAAPRPRSAARRGAVVLALATALSVGAGMMTTAQAFTPEHLMPMSAGAGTPKPGSPARGLIPSTPGQSIVTNENRTSIAPGLVLTRFDRFGADGWVRGQVLVADLAEQRLKVDHISSGTVTGKSRVTEQAERTRAIAAINGDYFDMNDTEAPIGAAVSRKDGLVNSPTQGRNQSVAIGADGLGRLAQVFLEGEVTTGGGERLKLSGVNSPALTSGGIGLFTAQWGAAARTKPVGGADRVTEVWLRDGKVTQVHPFVSSEQIPAGTSVLLGREAGADALAALATGDTVDVAYRPRADFGDVAVAVGGGQVLVENGVVKHYTDGDTVTATSRTSVGFSADGRTMYLVAIDGKQTNSRGMDLNELGAFMKGLGAVNALNMDGGGSTTMAARLPGEGATGLVNSPSDGSERQVANGIGLFAAPGSGSLRGFRVLPALTADDSDKVFPGLRRTVRALAHDETYAPVPSGRVHWHEERHGGDGRVSVDAERDGTAVVTGRHSGTVRVVAKGGHRAEGTTELTVLAPAVRIAPSTQVVALDTAEDTARLTVSGYDALGNSAPIEASDVKVSGGDGVVALDRATDGTFTVRGLADGASATLRLTVGKMTTDVAVTVGLTETTFADLSDAASWTSANDRAPGGSVTPAEGHDGAPGLKLTYDFTKSTATRGQYAVPPQQIQLPGQPQAVTMWINGDGNGAWPRLQYRTAAGVTANLDGPLITWTGWRKVEFPVPVGAPYPLTFQRVRLLETSAARSYTGQVTVSDLKVKVAPEVELPVQEKVADPVVVTNGTVDGRPLRVAVMSDAQFVARDPDSPLVQAARRTLAEIADAEPDLLVINGDLVDEGSPADFALARKLLNEFDNRTAGRIPWRYVPGNHEVMGPGSPVNFKAEFGDTTSVLDLQGTRFITLDSSSGTLRGGGFAQLQMLHDQLAAAARDRSISGVVVFEHHPTQDPLPDKASQLGDRKEAALVEQWLADFRDDSHKSAAFVAGHVGAFSATSADGVSYLVNGNSGKNPASTPGDGGFTGWTMLGIDPRKGRVDDVFDVPTRDSQAWLRAEVHARTDALDLSAPATLEVGDRSRASATLTQDGTRTVPVAWPVSASWTGTRVEVTGSGRDSHGGAAVVSYDPATGTLTALRPGTAVLRVTVNGVTTQRTITVTRG